The following coding sequences lie in one Vitis vinifera cultivar Pinot Noir 40024 chromosome 19, ASM3070453v1 genomic window:
- the LOC100248909 gene encoding cytochrome P450 CYP72A219 — protein MEMKQLNLVALSFTFITILIYAWRILNWMWLRPKRLERCLKQQGLAGNSYRLLHGDFKEMFMMIKEATSRPISISDDIVQRIAPFHYHSIKKYGKSSFIWMGPKPRVNIMEPELIRDVLSMHTVFRKPRVHALVKLLVSGLLFLDGEKWAKHRKIINPAFRLEKVKNMLPAFHLSCSDMISKWEGKLSTEGSCELDVWPYLQNLTGDAISRTAFGSNYEEGRMIFELQREQAQLLVQFSESAFIPGWRFLPTKSNKRMKQNRKEVNELLWGIIDKREKAMKAGETLNDDLLGILLESNFKEIQEHGNDKNVGMSIKDVIDECKIFYFAGQETTSVLLLWTMILLSKHPNWQARAREEVLHVFGNNKPEGDGLNHLKIVMMILHEVLRLYPPVPLLARTVYEDIQVGDMYLPAGVDVSLPTILVHHDHEIWGEDAREFNPERFSQGALKATKSLVSFFPFGWGSRLCIGQNFAILEAKMVLAMILQRFSFSLSPSYSHAPCSLVTLKPQYGAHLILHGI, from the exons ATGGAAATGAAGCAGCTGAACTTAGTTGCCTTATCCTTTACTTTCATCACTATCCTAATATATGCATGGAGGATACTGAATTGGATGTGGTTGAGGCCGAAAAGGCTAGAGAGGTGCCTTAAACAGCAAGGTCTGGCGGGAAATTCTTACAGGCTGTTGCATGGGGACTTCAAAGAAATGTTCATGATGATAAAGGAAGCAACTTCAAGACCCATCAGCATCTCTGATGATATTGTGCAGCGTATCGCACCTTTTCATTACCATTCCATCAAGAAATATG GTAAAAGTTCTTTTATATGGATGGGCCCAAAACCAAGGGTCAACATTATGGAGCCTGAACTGATAAGGGATGTTTTGTCCATGCACACTGTCTTCCGAAAGCCAAGGGTTCATGCACTTGTGAAGCTGCTTGTTTCTGGACTACTTTTTTTGGATGGTGAGAAATGGGCTAAACATAGAAAGATCATAAACCCCGCATTCCGACTAGAAAAAGTGAAG AACATGTTACCCGCATTTCATTTGAGCTGTAGCGACATGATAAGCAAATGGGAGGGGAAGCTCTCAACAGAGGGGTCATGTGAGTTGGATGTTTGGCCCTATCTTCAAAATTTGACAGGTGATGCGATTTCGCGGACAGCATTTGGTAGTAACTATGAAGAAGGAAGAATGATATTCGAACTGCAGAGAGAGCAAGCGCAACTTTTGGTCCAGTTCTCAGAGTCAGCTTTCATTCCAGGATGGCG GTTTTTGCCTACAAAGTCCAATAAGAGGATGAAGCAAAATAGAAAAGAAGTAAATGAGTTGTTGTGGGGTATTATTGACAAAAGAGAGAAGGCAATGAAGGCTGGCGAAACTCTTAATGATGACTTATTAGGTATACTACtggaatccaattttaaagaaattcaaGAACATGGCAATGACAAGAACGTTGGAATGAGTATCAAAGATGTCATTGACGAGTGTAAGATATTTTACTTTGCCGGTCAAGAGACTACCTCAGTTCTGCTTCTATGGACAATGATTCTATTAAGCAAACATCCAAACTGGCAAGCTCGTGCAAGAGAAGAGGTTTTACATGTTTTTGGCAACAACAAACCCGAAGGAGATGGACTAAATCACCTTAAAATT GTTATGATGATTCTTCATGAGGTTCTTAGGCTATATCCACCGGTCCCCTTGCTTGCTCGAACTGTTTATGAGGACATCCAAGTAGGAGACATGTATTTACCTGCTGGAGTGGATGTCTCCTTACCAACAATCCTGGTACAtcatgatcatgaaatttgggGAGAAGATGCAAGGGAGTTCAATCCAGAGAGGTTCTCCCAAGGAGCTTTGAAGGCAACGAAAAGTCTAGTTTCATTCTTCCCCTTTGGTTGGGGTTCTCGATTATGCATTGGACAAAACTTTGCAATATTGGAAGCTAAAATGGTGCTTGCAATGATCCTACAGCGCTTCTCATTCAGCCTTTCACCATCCTATTCTCATGCTCCTTGTAGTCTTGTTACTTTGAAACCCCAATATGGGGCACACTTGATTTTACATGGGATCTAG